Proteins encoded by one window of Streptomyces sp. NBC_01571:
- a CDS encoding MurR/RpiR family transcriptional regulator, protein MTQEVKEIFAGEAPPAPAALAAKVRTLAPSMTRSMQRVAEAVAADPAGCASLTVTGLAELTGTSEATVVRTARLLGYPGYRDLRLALAGLAAQQQSGRAPAVTADIAVDDPIADVVAKLAYDEQQTLADTAAGLDTVQLGAAVTALAAARRVDIYGVGASGLVAQDLAQKLLRIGLIAHPHSDPHLAVTNAVQLRAKDVAIAITHSGSTGDIIEPLRVAFERGATTIAITGRPDGPVTQYADHILTTSTARESELRPAAMSSRTSQLLVVDCLFVGVAQRTYETAAPALAASYEALAHRHTPRGRTR, encoded by the coding sequence GTGACCCAAGAAGTGAAGGAAATTTTCGCCGGTGAGGCCCCGCCCGCCCCGGCCGCCCTCGCGGCCAAGGTGCGGACGCTGGCCCCGTCGATGACCCGCTCCATGCAGCGGGTGGCCGAGGCCGTCGCCGCGGACCCGGCCGGCTGCGCGTCCCTCACGGTCACCGGCCTCGCCGAGCTCACCGGCACCAGCGAGGCGACGGTCGTGCGCACCGCACGCCTCCTGGGCTACCCCGGCTACCGCGACCTGCGCCTGGCGCTCGCGGGCCTCGCCGCCCAGCAGCAGTCGGGCCGCGCCCCGGCGGTCACCGCCGACATAGCGGTCGACGACCCGATCGCCGACGTCGTCGCCAAGCTCGCCTACGACGAGCAGCAGACCCTCGCCGACACCGCGGCCGGGCTCGACACGGTCCAGCTCGGCGCGGCCGTCACCGCGCTCGCCGCCGCCCGCCGCGTCGACATCTACGGGGTCGGCGCGTCCGGCCTCGTCGCCCAGGACCTCGCCCAGAAGCTCCTGCGCATCGGGCTGATAGCCCACCCGCACAGCGACCCCCACCTCGCCGTCACCAACGCGGTGCAACTTCGCGCCAAGGACGTGGCCATCGCGATCACCCACTCCGGCTCCACCGGCGACATCATCGAGCCGCTCCGGGTCGCCTTCGAGCGCGGGGCGACCACGATCGCGATCACCGGCCGCCCGGACGGGCCCGTGACGCAGTACGCGGACCACATCCTCACCACCTCCACGGCCCGCGAGAGCGAGCTGCGCCCGGCGGCGATGTCCTCGCGCACCAGCCAGCTGCTGGTGGTCGACTGCCTGTTCGTGGGGGTCGCACAGCGGACGTACGAGACGGCGGCACCCGCGCTGGCCGCGTCGTACGAGGCCTTGGCGCACCGGCACACCCCCAGGGGGCGTACGCGGTAG
- a CDS encoding DUF4031 domain-containing protein → MTVYIDPPTWPGHGRLWSHLISDLSYDELHRFAAGLGVPSRAFERDHYDIPAHRYADAVRAGAVEVGSREVVRLLHGAGLRRRKHAGR, encoded by the coding sequence GTGACCGTCTACATCGACCCGCCCACCTGGCCGGGGCACGGCCGCCTGTGGTCCCACCTGATCAGCGACCTGTCGTACGACGAACTGCACCGGTTCGCGGCCGGCCTCGGCGTCCCGTCGCGGGCCTTCGAACGCGACCACTACGACATCCCGGCCCACCGCTACGCGGACGCCGTGCGCGCCGGCGCGGTGGAGGTCGGCAGCCGCGAGGTGGTGCGGCTGCTGCACGGGGCGGGGTTGCGCCGGCGCAAGCACGCCGGCCGGTGA
- a CDS encoding GNAT family N-acetyltransferase: MRDMGGDQVQEAVSGAVALLRTVTGRDWDGVRAGRLEWSCRRTAEHIASDLVAYAGQLAGRATGAYLPFEIVMDDGTDAAAVVDVIEATGTLLAAAVRTAPRELRAFHPYPFRSAGREGFAAMGVTEVLVHTHDIAQGLGVAYEPPAELCEDVLARIFPQVRPGHAPWPTLLWATGRGELPDRAPLTEWRWNNNLVIEAERLTLQGVTPAAAADLLAGGTGGFRWIEGGPFEGTRDAAGMIVKGYEAGVHRPEWGMFVLVRTADGLAVGALGFHGAPDEQGRAEVGYDLAEGARGHGYATEALGALAARYLSRDDVKVLFAVIDRDNAASQRVVARAGFTRVSEDAGQYAYELAGPDPALRVYARED, from the coding sequence ATGCGAGACATGGGTGGGGACCAGGTGCAGGAAGCCGTCTCCGGGGCCGTGGCACTGCTGCGGACGGTGACCGGACGGGACTGGGACGGGGTCCGGGCGGGCCGTCTGGAGTGGAGCTGCCGCAGGACGGCCGAGCACATCGCGTCCGACCTCGTCGCGTACGCGGGCCAGTTGGCGGGCCGCGCGACCGGGGCCTATCTGCCGTTCGAGATCGTCATGGACGACGGCACCGACGCGGCGGCCGTCGTCGACGTGATCGAGGCGACCGGCACGCTGCTGGCCGCCGCCGTCCGTACGGCACCGCGCGAACTGCGCGCCTTCCACCCGTACCCGTTCCGCAGCGCCGGGCGCGAGGGCTTCGCCGCGATGGGCGTCACCGAGGTGCTGGTGCACACGCACGACATCGCCCAGGGGCTGGGGGTCGCCTACGAGCCCCCGGCCGAGCTGTGCGAGGACGTCCTCGCCCGGATCTTCCCGCAGGTACGGCCCGGCCACGCCCCCTGGCCGACCCTGCTGTGGGCGACCGGCCGCGGCGAACTGCCGGACCGCGCCCCGCTCACCGAGTGGCGCTGGAACAACAACCTGGTGATCGAGGCCGAGCGGCTCACCCTGCAGGGCGTCACGCCCGCGGCCGCCGCCGATCTGCTCGCGGGCGGCACGGGCGGCTTCCGGTGGATCGAGGGCGGCCCCTTCGAGGGCACCCGGGACGCCGCCGGGATGATCGTGAAGGGGTACGAGGCGGGCGTGCACCGCCCGGAGTGGGGCATGTTCGTGCTCGTACGGACCGCGGACGGCCTGGCCGTCGGCGCCCTGGGCTTCCACGGCGCACCCGACGAGCAGGGCCGCGCCGAGGTGGGCTACGACCTCGCGGAGGGTGCCCGCGGCCACGGCTACGCGACCGAGGCGCTCGGCGCCCTCGCCGCCCGGTACCTCTCCCGTGACGACGTCAAGGTCCTCTTCGCGGTCATAGACCGGGACAACGCCGCCTCCCAACGGGTCGTCGCACGCGCCGGTTTCACCCGGGTGAGCGAGGACGCCGGTCAGTACGCGTACGAGCTGGCCGGCCCGGACCCGGCCCTGCGGGTGTACGCCCGCGAGGACTGA